A genomic window from Fusarium falciforme chromosome 2, complete sequence includes:
- a CDS encoding Mediator of RNA polymerase II transcription subunit 7, giving the protein MAEQQEPHSLSSTFPNPPPFWKDFTPENLSRIEALRTAHLGQHEGEPLTVRVPDVPEDLINLQPPAEPADGRWRVFGDQYMLDDKLPTLEEQGIINLPSTTPSDSKDVKHFDRAFELKRLAKSLLLNFLELTGTLAQNPEQAEAKVQDLRTLFINFHHILNEYRPHQARESVIALMQEHLDRTRTETMAIRTQVDKARRVLDGLGSLSVPDVPKPLGQAEAQEDYAALAAQREADVWAATDAMFT; this is encoded by the exons ATGGCCGAACAGCAGGAGCCGCATTCGCTCTCGTCGACGTTTCCCAATCCTCCGCCGTTCTGGAAGGATTTTACGCCTGAAAATTTGTCTCGGATTGAAGCGTTAAGGACAGCGCACCTCGGTCAGCATGAAGGAGAGCCGTTGACGGTGCGCGTACCCGATGTGCCTGAggatctcatcaacctccagCCGCCAGCCGAGCCAGCTGATGGGCGCTGGCGGGTATTTGGCGACCAGTACATG CTGGATGACAAGCTCCCCACTCTCGAGGAACAAGGAATCATCAACCTTCCCTCAACTACTCCCTCAGATTCCAAGGATGTCAAGCACTTTGACCGCGCTTTTGAGCTGAAACGCCTGGCCAAGTCACTACTACTCAACTTCTTGGAGCTCACCGGCACGCTAGCACAGAACCCAGAGCAAGCTGAAGCCAAAGTTCAAGATCTCCGAACCCTGTTCATCAACTTTCACCACATCCTCAACGAGTACCGACCGCATCAAGCGCGTGAATCTGTCATCGCGCTCATGCAGGAGCACCTGGACCGCACGCGCACCGAGACAATGGCCATAAGGACGCAGGTGGATAAGGCCCGCCGCGTGCTCGATGGCCTGGGGAGCTTGAGCGTGCCCGACGTACCCAAGCCGCTTGGGCAGGCGGAAGCACAGGAGGATTATGCTGCG